One Dermacentor silvarum isolate Dsil-2018 chromosome 10, BIME_Dsil_1.4, whole genome shotgun sequence genomic window carries:
- the LOC125941002 gene encoding phospholipid scramblase 3-like produces the protein MGQSIYSITENSGICARCCCGPRRCLEMDVRDYTNSVVMHFVRPLRCVHTVFCCCVCCCCCLQEMEVQAPPGKTIAYVYQRWSLCYPWFSIHDRNQKRVLDIVGPLCTQSMPCKCDVDFKVYSVNGYEIGKITKQWSGLIKEYFTNADTFGVSFPLDMDVHVKAALIAATMLIDYMFFEEAYKQSDDRGPGMMQ, from the exons ATGGGCCAGTCCATATACAGTATCACCGAAA ATTCGGGTATTTGTGCAAGGTGTTGCTGCGGGCCAAGGCGATGCCTGGAAATGGATGTTCGCGACTACACGAACTCCGTAGTGATGCATTTCGTGCGGCCACTGCGGTGCGTGCACACGGTATTTTGCTGCTGcgtttgctgctgttgctgcttgcAG GAAATGGAAGTTCAAGCACCGCCTGGCAAAACCATCGCATACGTGTATCAGCGGTGGTCCTTATGCTATCCGTGGTTCAGCATACACGACCGCAATCAGAAGCGAGTGCTGGACATAGTGGGACCACTGTGCACTCAAAGCATGCCTTGTAAATGCGACGTCGATTTCAAG GTCTACTCAGTCAACGGCTACGAAATCGGAAAGATCACCAAGCAGTGGAGCGGGCTCATCAAAGAGTACTTCACGAATGCCGACACCTTCGGCGTCAGTTTTCCGTTGGACATGGATGTGCATGTGAAGGCCGCTCTCATTGCCGCGACAATGCTCATA GACTACATGTTCTTCGAAGAAGCATACAAGCAAAGCGATGACAGAGGACCCGGAATGATGCAGTGA